One Burkholderia vietnamiensis LMG 10929 genomic window carries:
- a CDS encoding biotin-dependent carboxyltransferase family protein, with translation MPTDPHDLIEVLKPGLATSVQDMGRQGCYHVGIPPSGSLDQYASRAANLLVGNPEEVAVLECTLLGPELLFHMDALIAVTGAEMTPKIDGIAQSCDVALRIRAGSVLSFQYVKAGARAYLAVAGGIDVPVVLGSRSTYTLGAIGGLAGRRLQKGDRLPVGAVHGAPREGRELPASMRRPLDSQVALRVLTGLYHHRLTDASAQTFFDDEWTVAPEADRIGYRYKNGRPLQFRPREQPFGAGADPSNIVDACYPVGSIQVPAGLEPIILHRDAVSAGGYATIGTVISADMDLIGQMQPNHRARFVPVTMADALAARRAYRQRLALLRAALQG, from the coding sequence ATGCCGACTGATCCGCACGATCTGATCGAGGTTCTGAAACCGGGCCTCGCCACCTCCGTCCAGGATATGGGCCGGCAAGGCTGCTATCACGTCGGCATTCCGCCGTCGGGCTCGCTCGACCAGTACGCGTCGCGCGCGGCGAACCTGCTGGTCGGCAATCCCGAAGAGGTGGCCGTGCTCGAATGCACGCTGCTCGGCCCCGAACTGCTGTTCCATATGGACGCGCTCATCGCCGTCACCGGCGCCGAGATGACGCCGAAGATCGACGGCATCGCGCAAAGCTGCGACGTCGCGCTCCGGATTCGCGCGGGCAGCGTGCTGTCGTTCCAGTACGTGAAGGCCGGTGCGCGTGCGTATCTGGCCGTCGCGGGCGGCATCGACGTGCCGGTCGTACTCGGCAGCCGTTCGACCTATACGCTCGGCGCGATCGGCGGCCTTGCGGGCCGGCGCCTGCAGAAAGGCGATCGGCTGCCGGTCGGCGCCGTGCACGGCGCGCCGCGCGAAGGGCGCGAACTGCCGGCATCGATGCGCCGGCCGCTCGACAGCCAGGTCGCGCTGCGCGTGCTGACGGGCCTGTACCACCACCGGCTGACCGACGCGTCGGCGCAGACGTTCTTCGACGACGAGTGGACCGTCGCGCCCGAGGCGGACCGCATCGGCTACCGCTACAAGAACGGGCGGCCGCTGCAGTTTCGGCCGCGCGAACAACCGTTCGGCGCGGGCGCGGATCCGTCGAACATCGTCGACGCGTGCTATCCGGTCGGCTCGATCCAGGTGCCGGCCGGGCTCGAGCCGATCATCCTGCATCGCGATGCGGTCTCCGCCGGCGGCTACGCGACCATCGGCACGGTCATCAGCGCCGACATGGACCTGATCGGACAGATGCAGCCGAACCATCGCGCGCGCTTCGTGCCCGTGACGATGGCCGACGCGCTCGCGGCACGCCGCGCGTACCGCCAGCGCCTGGCGTTGCTGCGCGCCGCGCTTCAGGGCTAG
- a CDS encoding purine-cytosine permease family protein, protein MANLAHADADEDLDLSTLAIPDHARMPPFSLTMAWWAVCSAVFYIVVGATLALSYGARNALIGMALSVVSYGVVNSIISRYAIRTGLSVALFSRVLFGSAGAALATLIFFATAIYYAVFEGSVIAVAAHHQFPALDYKWVALIVVCYSVPLVFGSVQHWLDKFNGALLPFYLIGLCAAVGLTTAEYGYNAAWLDFGPAGGAPAGGWWQCFVYYMGVWVLMMFTFDYARFGRKEDASYHGRFNFGMPFYLVTFLLNGAVGIYVVSTTPGLGTLSEVSVVLALLKLMGVWGLLFVWVTQSRINTANYYLATVNMQAFFQKVAGLRAPKFVWAVVVGAVVYGLMMADVFSRILQALAYQGIFVVAWVAVALAHILSDRYGQLVGDDIECRDAHVPTFNPGGLIAWFAGAFAGLALNQASGFAASLSAPATFVVSWLAYRALLGAAKRTWFVRNV, encoded by the coding sequence ATGGCCAACCTGGCTCATGCCGACGCCGACGAGGATCTCGACCTGTCGACGCTCGCCATTCCCGATCACGCGCGCATGCCGCCCTTCTCGCTGACGATGGCGTGGTGGGCCGTGTGCAGCGCGGTGTTCTACATCGTCGTCGGCGCGACGCTCGCGCTCAGCTACGGCGCCCGCAACGCACTGATCGGCATGGCGCTGTCGGTCGTGTCGTACGGCGTGGTCAATTCGATCATCAGCCGCTACGCGATTCGCACGGGCCTGTCGGTCGCGCTGTTCTCACGCGTGCTGTTCGGCAGCGCCGGCGCGGCGCTCGCCACCCTGATCTTCTTCGCGACGGCAATCTACTACGCGGTGTTCGAGGGTTCGGTGATCGCGGTCGCCGCGCATCACCAGTTCCCCGCGCTCGACTACAAGTGGGTCGCGCTGATCGTGGTGTGCTACAGCGTGCCGCTCGTGTTCGGCAGCGTGCAGCATTGGCTCGACAAGTTCAACGGCGCGCTGCTGCCGTTTTACCTGATCGGCCTGTGTGCCGCGGTCGGACTCACGACGGCGGAGTACGGCTACAACGCCGCCTGGCTCGATTTCGGACCGGCAGGCGGCGCGCCGGCCGGCGGCTGGTGGCAGTGCTTCGTCTACTACATGGGCGTGTGGGTGCTGATGATGTTCACGTTCGACTACGCGCGCTTCGGCCGCAAGGAGGACGCCAGCTATCACGGCCGCTTCAACTTCGGCATGCCGTTCTATCTCGTGACGTTCCTGTTGAACGGCGCGGTGGGCATCTACGTCGTCAGCACGACGCCGGGGCTCGGCACGCTGTCCGAAGTATCGGTCGTGCTCGCGCTGCTGAAGCTGATGGGCGTGTGGGGGCTGCTGTTCGTGTGGGTCACGCAGTCGCGCATCAACACCGCGAACTACTATCTCGCGACGGTCAACATGCAGGCGTTCTTTCAGAAAGTGGCCGGGCTGCGCGCACCGAAGTTCGTGTGGGCGGTCGTGGTGGGCGCGGTGGTGTACGGCTTGATGATGGCCGACGTCTTTTCCCGGATTCTGCAGGCGCTCGCGTATCAGGGCATCTTCGTCGTCGCGTGGGTCGCGGTCGCGCTCGCGCACATTCTCTCGGACCGTTACGGACAACTCGTGGGCGACGACATCGAATGCCGCGACGCGCACGTGCCGACCTTCAATCCGGGCGGCCTGATTGCGTGGTTCGCGGGCGCGTTCGCCGGACTCGCGCTGAACCAGGCGTCGGGATTCGCCGCGTCGCTATCGGCGCCGGCGACCTTCGTGGTGTCGTGGCTCGCGTATCGCGCGCTGCTGGGCGCGGCGAAGCGGACGTGGTTCGTGCGGAACGTGTAA
- a CDS encoding GNAT family N-acetyltransferase → MITIRLLDAADAAQFKSVRLRAIDTSPTSFLPTHAEEVVVPLEAFAARIAPTHERAVFGAFDGESLIGTTGVYRDARAKVAHKATIWGVFVDAAYRGRSVAQTLLDSASAHASQAWQCAQLMLCVNEINGGAQRLYESLGFVRFGTEPRSLCVDGRFYDEHHMVKILA, encoded by the coding sequence ATGATCACGATCCGCCTGCTCGACGCCGCCGACGCGGCGCAATTCAAATCCGTCCGCCTTCGCGCGATCGACACGTCGCCAACTTCGTTCCTGCCTACCCACGCCGAAGAAGTCGTGGTGCCGCTCGAAGCATTCGCAGCGCGCATCGCACCCACGCATGAGCGCGCGGTGTTCGGCGCATTCGACGGCGAGTCGCTCATCGGCACCACCGGCGTGTACCGCGATGCACGCGCGAAGGTCGCGCACAAGGCGACGATCTGGGGCGTGTTCGTCGATGCCGCCTATCGCGGGCGCAGCGTCGCGCAAACGCTGCTCGACAGCGCGTCCGCGCATGCGTCGCAGGCGTGGCAATGCGCGCAGCTGATGCTGTGCGTCAACGAGATCAACGGCGGTGCGCAGCGGTTGTACGAGTCGCTGGGATTCGTGCGGTTCGGCACGGAACCGCGCTCGCTGTGCGTCGACGGCCGCTTCTACGACGAACACCATATGGTCAAGATTCTCGCGTGA
- a CDS encoding glycoside hydrolase family 28 protein — translation MAASRRRSSLPARSPSSKRLTRRDFIGWTGALAGGAVFGGPLAATRAFAHVAAADVAPDAIWGEHGAAARIAASLAHVSRRAFRHREFDVTHYGARSCATVAQTSPYPSAKSPVSPGAELTTAPGAFDSRPAFLAAIDACAREGGGRVIVPAGNWYCAGPIVLQSNVNFHLSVNCTIYFSPNPADYAKDGPVDCGANGRLYYSRWQANDCLNYGAPVYARNATNIALTGEGATSVLNGQAMTPFAGSGAGSVCWWTYKGSSGAYGGNASVPSQAFANPNNVDLRLVAPAIPDALYALLTSPVTPWQQDQNYLPALSEAGVPVERRIFGLGHYLRPCMVEFIGCTNVLMENYQTQNTPFWQHHPTASRNVVIRGVTTNSIGPNNDGFDPDACTDVLCERCTFNTGDDCIAIKSGKDRDTEYGPAKRHLIRDCTMNSGHGGITLGSEMGGGVEQIYATNLSMLNANWQTNPLNIAIRVKTNMNRGGYVKDFHVKGVVLPNGVNLKGGGYGSALLAGSPINASVALGVVTAAAGNPSAAQGGIVTFDCDYQPANDAVRTRPPVVQNVTISDVKASNVTLNGVSASCFQAIVAQGPVAFDYNGAPPTPAVQPISGVTISNCDFGTPVASGAATVTSPGPIYAFNVSAMTLANVTIAGQVVDTSITDRR, via the coding sequence ATGGCCGCAAGCCGTCGCCGTTCGTCTTTGCCCGCCCGTTCGCCTTCTTCGAAGCGGCTGACGCGCCGCGACTTCATCGGCTGGACCGGCGCGCTCGCCGGCGGGGCAGTGTTCGGCGGTCCACTCGCGGCCACCCGTGCGTTCGCCCACGTCGCCGCAGCCGATGTTGCGCCCGACGCGATCTGGGGCGAGCACGGCGCGGCCGCGCGTATCGCCGCATCGCTCGCGCATGTGTCGCGGCGCGCGTTCCGCCACCGCGAATTCGACGTGACGCACTATGGCGCGCGCTCGTGCGCGACCGTCGCGCAGACGTCGCCGTACCCGTCGGCCAAATCGCCGGTGAGCCCCGGCGCCGAACTGACGACCGCGCCGGGCGCGTTCGACTCGCGCCCGGCATTTCTCGCGGCGATCGACGCATGCGCGCGTGAAGGCGGTGGCCGTGTGATCGTGCCGGCCGGCAACTGGTACTGCGCGGGGCCGATCGTGCTGCAGAGCAACGTGAATTTCCATCTGAGCGTGAACTGCACGATCTACTTCAGTCCGAACCCGGCCGATTACGCGAAGGACGGCCCGGTCGACTGCGGCGCGAACGGCCGGCTGTACTACAGCCGTTGGCAGGCGAACGACTGTCTGAACTACGGCGCGCCCGTCTACGCGCGCAATGCGACCAACATCGCGCTGACCGGCGAAGGCGCGACGTCGGTGCTGAACGGGCAGGCGATGACGCCCTTCGCGGGTAGCGGAGCCGGCAGCGTCTGCTGGTGGACCTACAAGGGCTCGTCGGGCGCGTATGGCGGGAACGCGTCCGTGCCGAGCCAGGCGTTCGCGAATCCGAACAACGTGGATCTGCGGCTCGTCGCACCGGCGATTCCGGACGCGCTCTACGCGCTGCTCACCTCGCCGGTCACGCCGTGGCAGCAGGACCAGAACTACCTGCCCGCACTGTCCGAAGCCGGCGTGCCGGTCGAGCGGCGCATCTTCGGGCTCGGCCACTATCTGCGGCCGTGCATGGTCGAATTCATCGGCTGCACGAACGTGTTGATGGAGAACTACCAGACGCAGAACACGCCGTTCTGGCAGCATCATCCGACCGCGAGCCGCAACGTCGTGATCCGCGGCGTGACGACCAACAGCATCGGTCCGAACAACGACGGCTTCGATCCCGACGCGTGCACCGACGTGCTGTGCGAGCGCTGCACGTTCAACACCGGCGACGATTGCATCGCGATCAAGTCGGGCAAGGATCGGGACACCGAATACGGGCCCGCGAAGCGACACCTGATTCGCGACTGCACGATGAACAGCGGCCACGGCGGGATTACGCTCGGCAGCGAAATGGGCGGCGGCGTCGAGCAGATCTATGCGACCAACCTGTCGATGCTGAACGCGAACTGGCAGACCAATCCGCTGAACATCGCGATTCGCGTGAAGACCAACATGAACCGCGGCGGTTACGTGAAGGACTTCCACGTGAAAGGCGTCGTGCTGCCGAACGGCGTGAACCTGAAGGGCGGCGGCTACGGCAGCGCGCTGCTCGCCGGCAGCCCGATCAACGCGAGCGTCGCGCTCGGCGTCGTCACGGCGGCGGCCGGCAATCCGTCGGCCGCACAGGGCGGCATCGTCACGTTCGACTGCGACTATCAGCCGGCCAACGACGCGGTGCGCACGCGGCCGCCCGTCGTGCAGAACGTGACGATCTCCGACGTGAAGGCGAGCAACGTGACGTTGAACGGCGTGAGCGCGTCGTGCTTCCAGGCGATCGTCGCGCAGGGGCCCGTCGCGTTCGACTACAACGGCGCGCCGCCGACGCCGGCCGTGCAGCCGATCTCCGGCGTGACGATCAGCAACTGCGACTTCGGCACGCCGGTCGCGTCGGGAGCGGCGACGGTCACGTCGCCCGGTCCGATCTACGCGTTCAACGTGAGCGCGATGACGCTCGCGAACGTGACGATCGCGGGGCAGGTCGTCGACACGTCGATCACGGATCGGCGCTGA
- a CDS encoding aspartate aminotransferase family protein: MPSRHGVDLTRARALFDRERHTFTEAMPVSRALSAEASEHLLFGVPLHWMQDWSTPFSLVVKEARGATFTDVDGHRYADFCLGDTGAMFGHAPEPVARALAEQATRGYTTMLPSEDAAWVSRELARRFRLPVWQFALSASDANRFVLRWARAATGRNTIIVFNGCYHGTVDDVFVDLVDGRPVQRDSLLGQSYDLLANTRVVEFNDLHALEAALKDGDVACVLAEPAMTNIGMVLPEPGFWDAARALTRRYGTLLVIDETHTISSGPGGYAAAHGLEPDALVVGKPIAGGVPCAVYGFSAEFAERAKQAKLNAPPGHSGIGTTLTANMLAMHAMRATLAEVATEAAYAHMFELAARLATGLEQTIAKHGLPWCVTRIGARTEFQFTPVPPRNGTLAGEQLDSELEHIVHLYLLNRGVLITPFHNMMLVCPQTTADDVDKLVAQFDACLGELV; encoded by the coding sequence TTGCCTTCCCGCCACGGAGTCGACCTGACCCGCGCCCGCGCACTGTTCGATCGCGAGCGCCATACATTCACCGAAGCCATGCCGGTTTCCCGCGCGCTGTCCGCGGAAGCGTCCGAGCATCTGCTGTTCGGCGTGCCGTTGCACTGGATGCAGGACTGGTCGACACCGTTCTCGCTGGTCGTGAAGGAAGCGCGCGGCGCGACCTTCACCGACGTCGACGGGCATCGCTACGCAGACTTTTGCCTCGGCGACACCGGCGCGATGTTCGGCCATGCGCCCGAACCCGTCGCGCGGGCGCTCGCCGAACAGGCGACGCGCGGCTACACGACGATGCTGCCGAGCGAAGACGCCGCGTGGGTGTCGCGCGAACTCGCGCGCCGCTTCCGGCTGCCGGTCTGGCAGTTCGCGCTGAGCGCGAGCGACGCGAACCGCTTCGTGCTGCGCTGGGCGCGCGCCGCCACCGGCCGCAACACGATCATCGTGTTCAACGGCTGCTATCACGGCACGGTCGACGACGTGTTCGTCGACCTCGTCGACGGGCGCCCGGTGCAGCGCGACAGCCTGCTCGGGCAGTCCTACGACCTGCTCGCGAACACGCGCGTGGTCGAGTTCAACGATCTGCACGCGCTCGAAGCCGCGCTGAAGGACGGCGACGTCGCCTGCGTGCTCGCCGAACCGGCGATGACGAACATCGGGATGGTGTTGCCGGAACCGGGCTTCTGGGACGCCGCGCGCGCCCTGACGCGCCGTTACGGCACGCTGCTCGTGATCGACGAGACGCACACGATCAGCAGCGGGCCGGGCGGCTACGCGGCCGCGCACGGGCTCGAACCCGACGCGCTGGTGGTCGGCAAGCCGATCGCCGGCGGCGTGCCGTGCGCGGTGTACGGCTTCAGCGCCGAATTCGCGGAGCGCGCGAAGCAGGCGAAGCTGAACGCGCCGCCCGGCCATTCGGGGATCGGCACGACGCTCACCGCCAACATGCTCGCGATGCACGCGATGCGCGCGACGCTCGCGGAGGTCGCGACCGAAGCCGCGTACGCGCACATGTTCGAACTGGCCGCGCGACTCGCGACCGGGCTCGAGCAGACCATCGCGAAGCACGGGCTGCCGTGGTGCGTGACGCGCATCGGCGCGCGCACCGAATTCCAGTTCACGCCGGTGCCGCCGCGCAACGGCACGCTGGCGGGCGAACAGCTCGACAGCGAACTCGAGCACATCGTCCATCTGTACCTGCTGAACCGCGGCGTGCTGATCACGCCGTTCCACAACATGATGCTGGTGTGCCCGCAGACGACTGCCGACGACGTCGACAAGCTGGTCGCGCAGTTCGACGCGTGCCTGGGCGAACTCGTGTGA
- a CDS encoding PolC-type DNA polymerase III translates to MQTVAVLDFETTGLSPNLGDRATEIAVILLRDGEIVDRYQSLMNAGRRIPSDVVALTGITNEMIATAPPVSKVMKEAAAFVGSHPVVAHNAGFDKRFWQAELGSLGVAADHPFACTMLVARRLYPHARSHRLSSLADLLRLPQAGRAHRAMVDAEIASHLWCRMQRDIGETYGLRHVDHGLMSRLQTTSKAKVATFFGSLSAAGR, encoded by the coding sequence ATGCAAACCGTAGCGGTACTCGACTTCGAAACAACCGGGCTTTCCCCGAACCTGGGCGACAGGGCGACCGAGATCGCCGTGATCCTGCTGCGCGACGGCGAGATCGTCGACCGCTATCAGAGCCTGATGAACGCGGGACGCCGCATTCCGTCCGACGTCGTCGCGCTCACCGGGATCACCAACGAGATGATCGCCACGGCGCCGCCGGTGTCGAAGGTGATGAAGGAAGCCGCCGCGTTCGTCGGCAGCCATCCGGTCGTCGCGCACAACGCGGGGTTCGACAAGCGATTCTGGCAGGCCGAACTCGGCTCGCTCGGCGTCGCGGCCGATCATCCGTTCGCGTGCACGATGCTGGTGGCGCGGCGCCTCTACCCGCATGCGCGCAGCCACCGGCTGTCGAGCCTCGCCGACCTGCTGCGCTTGCCGCAGGCCGGCCGCGCGCACCGCGCGATGGTCGACGCGGAGATCGCGAGCCATCTGTGGTGCCGGATGCAGCGCGACATCGGCGAGACTTACGGGCTGCGGCACGTCGATCACGGGCTCATGTCGCGGCTGCAGACGACGAGCAAGGCGAAGGTCGCGACGTTCTTCGGTTCGTTGTCGGCGGCGGGGCGGTGA
- a CDS encoding tannase/feruloyl esterase family alpha/beta hydrolase yields the protein MNSKSALLCIAPLSAAALLAGCGGDDSVNAAPAHLSAATPAAMTQTCDALAAKLSYANTSFTSVTTAAAGALAVAGKPIAEHCVIEGKMNERVSAVDGKTYAIGFEMRLPKAWNGRFFYQANGGLDGNVVTATGEVGGGGPLTNALNQGFAVISSDSGHSAAQNPLFGLDPQARLDYGYGAVDALTPMAKQVIRLAYGKAPDRSYFGGCSNGGRHAMVTAVRNAGDYDGIIAGDPGFHLPKAAIGEMYGAQQFAQIASATGTNGLPDIRSGFTDAERRLVGQKILDKCDALDGAADGMVQDVAACQAHFSIDTDVPTCANDTRTGACLTSAQKRAIGNVFAGARNSAGAALYASFPYDPGIAGGGWAAWKQSNSVVLDPAAMAFTFMTPPQTAATLANLAGFALGFDMDRDAPAIFASNGVYTQSSWAFMTPPDETNLAALKSRGAKLLVYHGTGDPVFSFNDTSDWYARLAQANGGDASGFARFYPVPGMNHCSGGPAADQFDMLTPLVAWVEQGQAPAAIVATARDASNVLPNAEVPTSWGAGRTRPLCPYPQVARYNGSGDVNSAASFSCR from the coding sequence TTGAACAGCAAATCTGCACTGTTGTGCATTGCGCCGCTGTCCGCAGCGGCCCTGCTCGCCGGCTGCGGCGGCGACGATTCCGTCAACGCCGCGCCGGCGCACCTGAGCGCCGCGACGCCGGCCGCGATGACGCAGACCTGCGACGCGCTCGCCGCGAAGCTGTCGTATGCGAACACGTCGTTCACGTCGGTGACGACCGCGGCCGCCGGCGCGCTCGCCGTGGCCGGCAAGCCGATCGCCGAGCATTGCGTGATCGAAGGGAAGATGAACGAGCGCGTGAGCGCGGTGGACGGCAAAACCTATGCGATCGGCTTCGAGATGCGCTTGCCGAAGGCGTGGAACGGTCGCTTCTTCTACCAGGCGAACGGCGGGCTCGACGGCAACGTCGTGACCGCGACGGGCGAGGTGGGCGGCGGCGGGCCGCTGACCAATGCGCTGAACCAGGGCTTCGCGGTGATCAGCTCCGATTCGGGGCACAGCGCCGCGCAGAACCCGCTGTTCGGGCTCGATCCGCAGGCGCGGCTCGACTACGGCTACGGCGCGGTCGACGCGCTCACGCCGATGGCCAAGCAGGTGATCCGGCTCGCGTACGGCAAGGCGCCCGATCGCAGCTATTTCGGCGGCTGCTCGAACGGCGGGCGGCACGCGATGGTCACCGCCGTGCGCAACGCAGGCGACTACGACGGGATCATCGCCGGCGATCCGGGCTTCCATCTGCCGAAGGCGGCGATCGGCGAGATGTACGGCGCGCAGCAGTTCGCGCAGATCGCGTCGGCGACCGGCACGAATGGCTTGCCCGATATCCGCAGCGGCTTCACCGACGCGGAGCGCCGGCTCGTCGGCCAGAAGATTCTCGACAAGTGCGACGCGCTCGATGGCGCGGCCGACGGGATGGTGCAGGACGTCGCCGCGTGCCAGGCGCATTTCAGCATCGACACGGACGTCCCGACCTGCGCGAACGACACGCGCACCGGCGCGTGCCTGACGAGCGCGCAGAAGCGCGCGATCGGGAACGTGTTCGCGGGCGCGCGAAACAGCGCGGGCGCGGCGCTCTACGCGAGCTTCCCGTACGATCCGGGCATCGCGGGCGGCGGATGGGCCGCGTGGAAGCAGTCGAATTCGGTGGTGCTCGACCCGGCCGCGATGGCGTTCACGTTCATGACGCCGCCGCAGACCGCCGCGACGCTCGCGAATCTCGCCGGCTTCGCGCTCGGCTTCGACATGGACCGCGACGCGCCGGCGATTTTCGCGTCGAACGGCGTGTACACGCAGTCGTCGTGGGCCTTCATGACGCCGCCCGACGAGACGAACCTGGCGGCGCTGAAGTCGCGCGGCGCGAAGCTGCTCGTCTATCACGGCACCGGCGACCCGGTGTTCTCGTTCAACGACACGAGCGACTGGTATGCGCGGCTCGCGCAGGCGAACGGCGGCGACGCGTCGGGCTTCGCGCGCTTCTATCCGGTGCCGGGGATGAATCACTGCTCGGGCGGGCCGGCCGCCGACCAGTTCGACATGCTGACGCCGCTCGTCGCGTGGGTCGAGCAGGGACAGGCGCCGGCCGCGATCGTCGCGACTGCGCGCGACGCGAGCAATGTGCTGCCGAATGCGGAGGTGCCGACGTCGTGGGGCGCGGGCCGCACGCGTCCGTTGTGTCCGTATCCGCAGGTCGCGCGCTACAACGGCTCGGGCGACGTGAATTCGGCGGCGAGCTTCAGTTGTCGTTGA
- a CDS encoding porin has translation MKHTKALLAAGACALAASGAHAQSSVTLYGIIDTGVEFVSHANAAGDHVVRMPGVTGELPSRWGLRGTEDLGGGYQAVFTLESGFNVRGGDLGQGGRLFGRQAFVGLKSGFGTLAFGRQYTMTYLALQGADIIGPDIYGLGSFDAYVPNGRADNAVTYVGTYRGVTLGAAYSFGRDGAGTGNSPGQGTCAGQVPGDAVQCRNWSVMLKYDSAYFGAAASYEEQRGGTGAAANFFDGVAPVPFTSSGGKDARTHVSAYAQAAGARLGAGWIGRRVSTGSPAAPGAHSDLFFVGASYAVKPAFIVDGEGYRIVNSAHDTRATMATLRATYLLSKRTAVYAQSSYLWNSAHARYAVSGGGAGTTPGAGMGQLGAMVGVRHMF, from the coding sequence ATGAAGCACACCAAAGCCTTGCTGGCGGCCGGCGCATGCGCGCTCGCCGCGTCCGGCGCCCACGCGCAGTCGAGCGTGACGCTGTACGGAATCATCGATACGGGCGTCGAGTTCGTGTCGCACGCGAACGCGGCCGGCGATCACGTCGTGCGCATGCCCGGCGTGACCGGCGAACTGCCGTCGCGCTGGGGGCTGCGCGGCACGGAGGATCTCGGCGGCGGCTATCAGGCGGTGTTCACGCTGGAAAGCGGCTTCAACGTGCGCGGCGGCGATCTCGGCCAGGGCGGCCGGCTGTTCGGGCGCCAGGCGTTCGTCGGGCTGAAGAGCGGCTTCGGCACGCTGGCCTTCGGCCGTCAGTACACGATGACCTATCTCGCGCTGCAGGGCGCCGACATCATCGGCCCCGACATCTACGGGCTCGGCTCGTTCGACGCCTACGTGCCGAACGGCCGCGCGGACAACGCCGTGACCTACGTCGGCACGTATCGCGGCGTGACGCTCGGCGCCGCCTACTCGTTCGGGCGCGACGGCGCCGGCACCGGCAACTCGCCGGGGCAGGGCACGTGCGCGGGACAGGTGCCGGGCGACGCCGTCCAGTGCCGCAACTGGTCGGTGATGCTCAAGTACGACAGCGCGTATTTCGGCGCGGCGGCGTCGTACGAGGAGCAGCGCGGCGGCACGGGCGCGGCCGCGAACTTCTTCGACGGCGTCGCGCCGGTGCCGTTCACGAGCAGCGGCGGCAAGGATGCGCGCACGCACGTGAGCGCCTATGCGCAGGCGGCCGGCGCGCGGCTCGGCGCGGGCTGGATCGGGCGGCGCGTGTCGACCGGTTCGCCGGCGGCGCCGGGTGCGCATTCGGACCTGTTCTTCGTCGGCGCGTCGTATGCGGTGAAGCCGGCGTTCATCGTCGACGGCGAGGGCTACCGGATCGTCAACAGCGCGCACGACACGCGCGCGACGATGGCCACGCTGCGCGCGACCTATCTGCTGAGCAAGCGCACGGCCGTCTATGCGCAATCGTCGTATCTGTGGAACAGCGCGCATGCGCGCTACGCGGTCAGCGGCGGCGGCGCCGGCACGACGCCCGGCGCGGGGATGGGGCAGCTCGGCGCGATGGTCGGCGTGCGCCACATGTTCTGA